The genomic interval GTCGGCTTCTCTGAAGCGGGGGAGCCCCGGATGTGTGTGTATCCAAACCTCTGCCCGGCGAACGACGACCGTCCGCGGCCCATGCTTGAAGCTGCAGCGTAGAGCCCGTTCAAGTCCCCTCCGCTCCCTCGTTCGTCCAGGCACGCCATGACCACTCACAAGACCAAGGTCCTCATCATCGGGGCCGGACCGGCCGGCTACACGGCGGGCATCTATGCCGCCCGGGCCAACATGAAGCCCATCATCGTGACGGGCATCCAGCCGGGCGGCCAGCTGACCATCACCACGGACGTGGAGAACTATCCCGGTTTCGCGACCGCCGTTCAGGGTCCTGACCTGATGGAGCAGATGCGCCTGCAGGCCGAGCACGTCGGCACCCGGATCCTTTCCGACACCATCGTGTCGGTCGACCTCTCGAAGCGCCCCTTCGTGGCCGAGGGGGATAGCGGCGACACCTACGTCGCCGACACCCTGATCGCCGCCACGGGCGCCCAGGCCCGCTGGCTCGGCCTACCGTCCGAGATCGAGTTTAACGGGGCGGGCGTCTCAGCCTGCGCGACCTGCGACGGCTTCTTCTACCGCGGCAAGGAGGTCGTCGTGATCGGCGGCGGCAACACCGCCGTCGAGGAGGCGCTGTACCTGGCCAACCTGGCCTCGAAGGTCACCGTCATCCACAGGCGCGACCGTTTCCGGGCGGAGCCCATCCTTCAGGATCGGCTGTTCGCCCATCCGAAGATCGAGGTCATCTGGAACCATGTGGTCGAGGAGGTCCTCGGCCGGAGGGAGCCGGTGAAGGCCGTCACCGGCGTCCGGTTGCGCGACGCCGACACCGGCGCGACGCGTGACGTTCCGGCCGACGGCATGTTCGTCGCCATCGGGCACGATCCCGCGACGAAGCTCTTCGCCGGACAGCTCGAACTGCTGGAAGGCGGCTACATCAAGATCGTGCCGGGCACGACGCGGACCAACGTCGAGGGGGTCTACGCGGCCGGCGATTGCGCCGAATTCGTCTACCGCCAGGCTGTGGTCGCCGCCGGCATGGGGTGCATGGCGGCGCTTGAGGCCGAGAAGTTCCTGGCCGAGCATTCGCCGGACCCGAAGGTCAGGACCGAGGAGCTGCAGGAACCAGAGATGATCGGAGCCTACGACTAGGC from Methylobacterium sp. AMS5 carries:
- the trxB gene encoding thioredoxin-disulfide reductase, whose protein sequence is MTTHKTKVLIIGAGPAGYTAGIYAARANMKPIIVTGIQPGGQLTITTDVENYPGFATAVQGPDLMEQMRLQAEHVGTRILSDTIVSVDLSKRPFVAEGDSGDTYVADTLIAATGAQARWLGLPSEIEFNGAGVSACATCDGFFYRGKEVVVIGGGNTAVEEALYLANLASKVTVIHRRDRFRAEPILQDRLFAHPKIEVIWNHVVEEVLGRREPVKAVTGVRLRDADTGATRDVPADGMFVAIGHDPATKLFAGQLELLEGGYIKIVPGTTRTNVEGVYAAGDCAEFVYRQAVVAAGMGCMAALEAEKFLAEHSPDPKVRTEELQEPEMIGAYD